GGGGAATTAATTCAAAAAGGGGTAGCTTTAGGTAAAAAAGTGGCTGTAGGCGGACCATTCCCGACTTCAGTACCGGAATTTGCTCAAGCAGCAGGAGCCAACTATCTAATTTTAGATGAAGGGGAATGCACCATCCCCATGTTTTTAGCAGCGCTAGCACGGGGAGAACAACAAGGAATTTTCCGTGCTACAGAAAAGCCGGATGTCACCCAGACGCCGATACCGCGTTTCGACTTGTTAGATTTAGATGCTTACATGGCTATCACCGTGCAATTCTCACGGGGGTGTCCGTTCCAGTGTGAGTTTTGCGATATCATCACCTTGTTTGGTCGCAAACCGCGCACAAAAACACCAGAGCAGATGCTGGCTGAATTAGAAGTATTATATCAAATGGGCTGGTCACGATATGTGTTTATCGTCGATGACAATTTTATCGGCAACAAACGCAATGCTAAAGTATTTTTGCGATCGCTCATTCCCTGGATGGAAAAACGCAAATATCCCTTCCCATTACTCACAGAAGCGTCATTAAATCTAGCAGAAGACGACGAATTAATCGAACTAATGGTCAAAGCTGGCTTCGCGATGGTATTCATGGGCATTGAAACGCCAGATATAGACAGCTTAGTCGGAATTTACAAAGAACAAAATACCCGACTTTCTCTAATTGAATCATGCCATAAAATTACACGAGCCGGGTTGCAAATCATGGCTGGCTTTATTATCGGATTTGACGGTGAACATTCTGGCGCAGGCGATCGCATTCAGCAATTTGTTGAAGATACTGCTATTCCCCAGGCTCATCTGGGATTATTGCAAGCCTTACCCAATACCGCGATGTGGACACGCTTACAACAAGAAGGACGTTTACTCGAAGGCTTAAGTAAATACTTTACCTCTCAAAAAACCTTGATGAATTTTGAACCCACACGTCCAATGGCAGAAATCGTCAACGAATTTATCACCGCTTTCTGGAACCTATACGAACCGCTACCATACCTTAAGCGGACTTTTCGCCACTTTTCCATGATAAATGGTGCCCGTCCCCAAATCAACCGCCGGCTAACTTGGCATGAACTACGCTTATTAACAGTAATTTGCTGGCGACAAGGTGTATGGCGCTCAACTAGGTTATTATTCTGGTGGCAATTATTAGCGATCGCCTTCCAAAAACCCCAACTACTTTATGATTACTTTGTGGCATTAAGTTTAGGCGAACACTTCTTTACATTCCGCCATGAAGTCAAGGCTTCGCTAGAAATCCAACTCGCAGCTTTAACACAAGAGAAAGAAGAAACTAGTTATCAATTATCCTCTGTTGAAGTTACAGCAATTTTCAGGTAAATGAACCACATTTTTACAGCAATTTTCATTTCTTTGAACCACAGATCCTTTTAGTGGCGCAAGGCCTTGCGCCCCTAAAGCGTGGTCTATTTAAGTAGTCATGCAAAATTAATTACACATTTATTTAACCTGGAATGACCGTTTGACCAAGCCAATTTTAGATTTTAGATTTTAGATTTTAGATTTTAGATTGTTTCGGTACCTTGCAGTCCCCGCAGAATTTTAGATTTTAGATTTTAGATTTTAGATTTTAGATTTAATCCAAAATCCCAAATCCCAAATCTAAAATTGTTTGTCCCTTGTGGTCGGGGTCAATCCAAAATCCAAAATCCAAAATCCAAAATCGGTTGACCCAGAGGCGATCGCTAATAACCCAAGTTGAATTAAAGTTACAGTCTTTAGCTTTGATTTTTGTTTTCCGAGAGTGACACAACAGGGGGAGACTTAAGGCTTGATATCTGGTGGAGTCAAGGCTGCATATTCTTCAGGAGAAAGAGCCGCATCCTTCACATTGATCTTCTTGGAGATGAATTTTTGCTGGTAGAATAAATCAGCTATCTCCTGCTGTCCAGTCAAAATATTGTCAGTAATCGGTCTTAAGGTAAAACGCCACCGCTTGACTATTTTTTCCAACGTAGGTATATCAAGCTGGGCGTCACGGCCAATAATGGTTCTTGGGTACTTAGCGTGCTAAAATGTTAAGATATTTTTTAATAATGTTTAATAAAATAAATTATGAAACGAATAATGACTCAACTCCTAAATTTGCCTGAAGTATTAGTAGAATCAAGCCTACAAGAGGGTCAAGTCCTAATTCTATCAGTAGGTAAAAAAGCGAAAAGTGCATCGTGCCCACACTGTGGTCAAAACTCAAGACATTTACATCAAAATCAAAAATGTTTAGTGAAAGATTTACCGATGGGGGATTTTG
The Gloeotrichia echinulata CP02 DNA segment above includes these coding regions:
- a CDS encoding B12-binding domain-containing radical SAM protein, which encodes MKVLLLWPIMPNSFWSYQETLDLALLRSTNPPLGLITVAAMLPSDWEIKLCDRNVGLETDADWEWCDLVIISAMIIQKQDFGELIQKGVALGKKVAVGGPFPTSVPEFAQAAGANYLILDEGECTIPMFLAALARGEQQGIFRATEKPDVTQTPIPRFDLLDLDAYMAITVQFSRGCPFQCEFCDIITLFGRKPRTKTPEQMLAELEVLYQMGWSRYVFIVDDNFIGNKRNAKVFLRSLIPWMEKRKYPFPLLTEASLNLAEDDELIELMVKAGFAMVFMGIETPDIDSLVGIYKEQNTRLSLIESCHKITRAGLQIMAGFIIGFDGEHSGAGDRIQQFVEDTAIPQAHLGLLQALPNTAMWTRLQQEGRLLEGLSKYFTSQKTLMNFEPTRPMAEIVNEFITAFWNLYEPLPYLKRTFRHFSMINGARPQINRRLTWHELRLLTVICWRQGVWRSTRLLFWWQLLAIAFQKPQLLYDYFVALSLGEHFFTFRHEVKASLEIQLAALTQEKEETSYQLSSVEVTAIFR